The sequence TTCAAAGAATTCACATCCTGCTGGCCTGAATGACTACCGTCCAGTTGCTCTGACGTCTATAgccatgaagtgctttgagaggTTGGTCAAAAATTACATCTGCTCATCATTGCCCTTAAATCTAGATCCCTTGCAGTTTGCATATCGGACTAATAGATCTACTGATGATGCCATCAATTgtatactgcatactgcattaGCCCACCTTGATAACAGGGCAGGGAATTATGTGAGACTGCTGTTTTATAGATTTTAGCTCAGCATTTAATACAATCAAACCTGTATTACTACTCACTAAGTTGGAAGATCTTGGACTGAATTCATCTCTGTGTAAATGGATTTGTAACTTCCTGACTGGTAGACCCCAGGCCGTGCGGGTGGGTAGTCACATCTCTTCATCCCTTACGCTCAATACAGGAGCGCCACAGGGATGTGTTCGAAGTCCATTGTTGTATTCCCTCTACACATACGACTGTACAGCAGTACATTATTCCAAcatcattgtcaagtttgctgatgacacaGCAGTAGTTGGCCTCATTTCAAAGAACAATGAGCAGGTTTACTTGAGTGAAGTAGACAGGTTATCTAACTGGTGCCAGGAAAACAACCTCCTCCTGAATGTTacgaagaccaaggagatgtttATAGATTTCAGGCGTGATCAGCATAAGATTTATCAACCACTTATGATCAATGACTCAAGTGGAAAGGGTAGAGAGTTTTAAATATCTTGGAGTCCATATTACTAAAGACCTAACTTGGACCATCAGCGTCTTTTCCACCTCAGACGCCTCAAGTACTTCAAGTTACCTCAACAACTACTGAAGAACTTTTACAGAACCACCATTGAAAGTGTTATCACTGGGAGTATTAACAGCTTGGTATGGAAATAGCACTGAGCTAGACCGTAAAGCTCTGAAGAGAGTAGTCTGAAGAGATCAGCTGAACGTACCACCAGAAGTGCCCTACCCAATCTACAGGAAATTTACCTAAGGAGATGTCAGTCGAGAACAAGAAAAATGATCAGGGATCCCAGTCACCCCAACAACTGCCTCTTACCGAAACGTTACCGCTGCCTGAAGTCCAACACGGAGAGAATGCGGAAAAGTTTTTACCCCCAGGCTATCAGGATTCTAAATGAGGATTGTAGCAGGAGCACCAGCATACAGTACAGCAGCCTAAACACTTTGCACTTTGGactttatttctttattcttctcccttttttatatatatatcctttgcACAGTCTTGGAGTCAGTGGAACaagcatttcactgcatttataggctacctgtataatgtatgtgacaaacatttgatttgatttgatttgatttgacatTGGTGCACATATCACATATAGTCATGTAGTGATGCTGCAAGGTTGAAGTGGTTTTTGAGGAATAAGATTATTTAGCCATAAAAATGTGAACTCATTTGCCTGTTTAACAATGTGGTGTGATGGATATTGCCTGAGCCATtacctttttattttattgacctGCTCCTTGTTCAGTTCATTCCTTGttcactttgttttttttctgcctgTAGCCCAGAGGTCAGTGAGATGACCTCTGTCGGAGAGACACCGGAGAAACAGCCCAGTCGTGCACGGTCAACATCACATCCCAAGAcaacaccctcctcctcctcctcctcctcctcctcttcctcctcctcctcttttttccaGAAGCCTCCTGTCACCAAGGACACGCCAGCCTCATGTACCACCATCACAGAGACGATGATGACGCCACTTACTGTCGCTCaaaccagccaatcagagaaaACCAGGAAGGCAGACCTGGCTGTGTCCAGCAAGAGGCCCAGCGGCCGTGACGCTGACTCAGCGAAATTCAGGGCTCCACAGGGTGCGCTCAACAAGACGTCCCCCCAGAAACAGTCCGCCCTGACAAACTTCTTTCAGCCTGTCAGCAAAAAAAGGTACAAATTTACTGTTGACTGGAACATGATGATGGAAATCAGTGTCCTTATATGCCTCACTGTGACTTTGTATACATCTTAATACTACAGTATAGATATATATGGCCATCTCACCCTGTAAGCAAAAGAAagttatcacccggagagaagacatactcttttctgattggctggcggggtggcttttaattctgaataacgggacacctatgaagtagatctggtaaaaaaaagtttaatcgccgttccatatcaatgcttatgaatggtaactataacaaccatagtaggacgacggttgagcctggaagcaggcttcgcaacaatggaatcaactgtaaacaagcttactgtccatgctatccctgttatagggccaacgaaagttgtacaacaagctgaactagtgagcttctttttaaacggaaccgcctgtttcctttgctttacagtggcaaccgggtgataagtgggataacggccttcgaggtgtccagttatacggaattataCGGAGTTCtactccgctgcgcgtcggggagttctgcctctcgccctcgtccattaattccgtataacaggacacctcggtggccgttatcccttacttaaagcAGTATGCTGTTTTTTGTGCAGCTGACCCATAATGCTTTGTTTCAGACCTCGAGATGGCAGCGTGGAAGCAAGCCAATCAGAGATCAAGCTTTTCCGGTTGGATAGCGAGGAAGAGGAACTCAATAAAAGGAATTGCACCCCTGCTGTGGCTCACACTCCCACCGTTAACCCCACACACACgaccacgcgcacacacacaggcacacactccaCAACCACCACGACTGCAGCCCCGAGTCCCCAACACCGGACTGTACAGGGGTCAGCCTCGGACCGCAACCAGGACAGAAGTTCTGGTCCCGCTGCAGGGTTTAGCGCTAGTCCCAGCCTGGGTCTGGGTCCGGCATTAGGTTCTGCGTCAGGGCTGGGGTCATCCAGGGGAATGCTAGACGGACTCTCCAGTGGGTTCACAGGACAGGAGACTAAGAAGAGAAAGGAGATGGAGCAGGAAGAGCCTGCAGAGCCAGATCTGGACCTGTCCCTAGAGGAACTGGAGTCCATCATGATGGACGACATGGACATGGACATGCCCCCTGAGCCCACAGCCAATAAAAAACAGCGCTTGGACCAGGAAGAGCAAAGCTCAGCCAATTGGAAAGCACACCAGAACCAGAAAGAAAATGGCAACACCAGTTGGCAGAAGTCTTCGGAGACTCTGAAACAAAACACTAAAAATCAGACATCAGAGTGGGGCAGTTCTACCAATCAGAAGCAGTTGCCGGAGCAGGAAAGGAAAGCCTCCACCAATCAAAAACAGAAGGTGGAGCAAAAGGAAGATGTCAAAGAAGAGGAAGTGTCTTTTGTGGTAACTACCGGCATTCTGTTCTACGCTAACTATAATTGTTATTTTCCTTTTGTCTGACCAAAGGATTTCTACTACTGTATATCATGAGAACTGACCCAAAGTTATAGGTGGCCATTTGAATGTTTGATGTTTGTATCTTTAAGGTTGCAAAACCTAACGGACCCACTCCGTCTGATGAACACCAACCTGTCAAAAGCAGCTCtgtaaaagaagaaaagaaggtGACAGACAATCTCACATACACCCAAGGGGTACAACAGCAGTAAACAACATAATTGCCAGCTAATGTCAAAGGCGAATGTTGAATAGTTGAATAGTAGTTGGTTTATTCTATGGTTTAATTAGCTCATTAGGCATAGACCACCAGATCCGACACTTATTTTTCCTCTCAGTAATTGTAATAAGCGAGACgaatgcctgtgtgtggggggggggactccCATATTCagatgcatgtgtttatgtgtgtgagcctTTGTGTGttccatcctgtgtgtgtgtgtgtgtgtgcgtgtgtgtgtgtgtctgtgcgtgcgtgcgtgtgtgtctgtgcgtgcgtgcgtgcgtgtgtgtctgtgtgtgtgcgtgcgtgcatgtgtgtctgtgcgtgtgtgtgtgtgtgcgcgcgtgcgtgcgtgcgtatgtgtgtgtgcgtgcgtgtgtgcgcgtgcgtgtgtgtgcgtgcgtgtgtgtgtgtgtgctccaggaCCCTAAGACTGACCCGGAGCTGCCCAGGGGGCTGCTGCTGGTGGAGTTCAAGTCTCTGGTGGTCAGCTCCTCACGGACGCGCACGGAACCCCTGCAGCACCACACCTCCAACCACAAGAACTTCAAACGGTTCCGCAAGGTCAGTCACATGACCTATCCCAGTCATCTAAACTAGTAggtcaggcgtgtgtgtgtgtgtgtgtgtgtgtgtgtgtgtgtgcgtgtgcgcgtgtgcaagcTGACTTTGTGTACCTTGTTCTATTGATAggctcttttttgtgtgtttattgtgtgtgtgtgtgtattgagagTAGCTGTGCTCTCTGAATGGAGTTCTGATCCCTGGGGGTGTGAGTGACCTCTGCCTTTGTAACAGGCCTTATTCCTTGCAGCCACCAGAGGGCGCACACGTGACTACTGTTTATGTGCTCACAGCCACAATCAACAAGCCAGGCAGGATATGCCTGTGTGTGGCCATTTCTAGAACATgcatttgtctttgtgtgtgtgtgtgtgtgtgtgtgcgcgcatgcgcatgtgtctgtgtgtatgtgcgtaggTCCCTGTCCCAGGCTCGCAGGGTCTCCCTCAGATCATCGGCGGCTCTGACCTGGTGGCCCACAGCAGAGGGAAGAACTCCGAGCTGGAGGAGTGGCTTAAAGAGGCCGCggaggtgaggggggggggtttaagAGAAGGAAAagtcagattgtgtgtgtgtgtgtttgtgtgcatgcttatgtatctgtactgtctgtgtgtgtttgtgtttgtatgcttgtttattgagtgtgtgtttgtttgtatatgtactgtgtgtgtgtgtgtgtgtgtgtgtgtactgtactctACTATAAGCATGATGAAGTGTGTTTGCTCTTGCGAGTTCAGGCCTTTGGTGCAGTAAAGTTCCATTATTTTTAATTGTGTATGTGATGCTATAATTGTCTGTGATGtgatatgaaaatgatattGAGTTGAGTTAATGCTGAACATGGTTATGGGCCTTTAAGCATATCCAGTATATTTACATAGTAAAATTGTTATTACAACCGTCTcaacctgtgtctgtgtctgtgtctgtgtctgtgtgtgtgtgtggtaggaagAGAAACAACAAGAAAAGGAGCAGGCAGTGGGAGATGAGCTGTTCAGGTAAATAGATATgcgtctctctccttctctttccttcaCCCTCTATCAGACCGCTGTACTTGCCTTTGTTAGTTTATTTGTTATCACaatcacatgttttttttttccactttttcttCAAATTAGGAAATTGAGGCAATGAAATCAAAACTGATAAAGCACATGTTAGCCTTTGATTGTGTAATGCcttctacacacacaggcatgcgcacacacagagggggTAGCTTGCTTCTAAGATAAATTCTAGTGTTTGTTACATaaactctccatctctttccatTCTCACTGCTTCTctgttaatctctctctctctctctctctctctctctctctctctctctctctctctctctctctctctctctctctctctctctctctctctagctcagtGCCATCTCTACGTACAGCTAATCCTGGCAACAGAAATGCTGACTTAGATaatttactcactcacacacaaacacactcagagtAACTGTATATCCACCAACCTCCTTTTTCTCCCACATAACACATCAGTACAGTCTAACACAAATTTGATCTCCGcctttttttttgtccatttcTTGTTTACATGTCCACATGGTccagtgtgtttaaatgtacGTTTGTTATCTTGCTGTTGTTTATGTTCCTACTCATTCACTGATGATTGCTAAGTAAACACAGAGACGAGCCGGTTTGAAGGGTCATGAGAACTAGTGTAAGAAGCTAGTCATGTCCCCACGAGCCCCTGAACGctcagaaaataaatccctaaTGCAGACTGCCAATGTCCGTGGTGAGGAACATGCTAGAACCCAGGTGGTGAGGAACATGCTAGAACCCAGGAGATTCTGAGGACAGTCACAGGGCAATATAGTAACAGAACAAAAAGGCTGTCAGTCAAAAGACCAGCTTctaggccccagctgtggcgcgactggctggggcacctgcaccgtacgccggcgacccgggttcgattcccgccccgtggtcctttccggatcccacccctgctctctcccactcacttcctgtcactctccactgtcaccatcattaaaggcataaaaagcccaaaaatgtAACTTAAAGGACCAGTGGggtactacgaagcacgttagacatatctaggctatgtagacatatcgaggcttgacaaagccttgactcagcaAGTCAAGCATCTAAACTCAACATCGCAAGTTTGGGTATACGTTgagtgatactacgattgcagttatgCAGATATATTTTGcagatatatttgtcaaactaggctttcagctcagatctgtgcgtgttctcggtgttgggatgacattggccaatcgtgtaacgtggagacgcacaagaccgcctctatttaaaaacaattacttccgcattcatgagcgatagcttaatctacactgcggtcattttttgtgtctaacctataacatcaattgtcatcagttgttgtatggtatgcacgtccatagtgggatatttgcacgcacagcactattaaagcgcattcaagatccaaaatgttagtagaggtggagctccacctgtaagatatatgacagaatcctacacgtgagaacttcgtttttaagacaattgattggtcagtgtgcggtagattacacgatttgagctataacttaacacataacctcctcccgaccaggtttggttgacagcataagataccatggtgtagcctagaaatctagacgcgcccctagcggctgccagggctagtctagcaactctccgttggcttgtgagctccagaaatcgaaacttaatcaggacattgaaatcgtgtatagagtcgtttggtgggcttaacataatgattgattgagttgcaacggtttggcttgaattccctgctacttgaaaacaaatatcctattgcgtcctattgcgtgcagagggaatttgaaagacaactgattatcattttaatgtgggtctggctcgccaggctaaccatggtgatatagcgacactaaaacggATCCAATTttgtgtcacagcatagcctggctttgagggcaacatacctcgctaacccactaatcgagattcgtagtacaccccatAACTTCTGGATGTAGCCGCATCTTGTCTGTTTTGAAGAGCAAGTTTgatccagctgtgtgtgtttgggggggggggggtcccataTTCAGACAGATGTGTCTTGTTGAGGGAGGCTGATAGAGTTGGTGCTGGTGTAACTAGCAGAGGCATGGGAGAggtaggtggaaaaagtacACACACTAAAACCTAAAACACTGTTGCCAGGAAACCATGGCAGGCCCCTGATGTAACCTCAGCAGAGCAAGGTGTGTCTCCTCTGCCTGAGCAGAAATGGACCACTCATCCCAACATCTCTCCTCGGCCAtgcagaaaaagaaagggagaggagagcggaAGGAAGGGAAGAAGGGAAGTGTGAGGGAGATAAATGGCAAAGAAAACAGCTCTGgtgccccctcctctcctgtaccaaagagaggagaggggaaaaaaaaggcgCCAGACATATTTTATTGTGTGCCTGTTTGGTTTGCTTAGTGGAGAACGTTGTCTGATGGGGACGGTCAACAGTGATATTTTTAAAGCCGGCTGATCTTTCCGTCCAGCGAGGGGTGTCCTTGACCTGCTGTTGGAATGTTAAAAGCTCGCTGGGAGGACTTTTATGACTCTATATTCTCATTCTTTGCTGGTTGATGTGCTCTGGTTGAAATTCCTCTTCTTTCTACCTGTCTTCTGTCTTTCtacctgtctatctatctggttTGTTATCGATAAGCAATTAAGCAAACCATTTTGTTTTAACAGGTACAACCCCAGACCTTCTGGGAAGAGATCTATGAAATTCTGACAAGTGCAAAAAGAAGAACCAAGAAGAAAATGTTTCATTCTTAACAGTTCTGGGACTTGTTGATGGAAGCCTGAGTGTATGTTGGGATTATGTTGAAGCCCAGCGAGGCTAGTTTGATCTAGATAATATGCAGATAATGAGTGATATGCCTTAGATCAGTGTATGTGCTGGCCAGACAAATCCCCTGATTGCATGATGTTTTCGCAGTATTCTATTGTATGTGTTTAACATTTTTGTTTACAATTCACGGATGGCAAGCAATGTAAGAAAAACACAAGATGCGAGTTCTTATTTGAATATTTTGAAAAGATTTATTTGTTCTTAATAAAAAATAttgtatacaaaacatttaTTAAAACCTTCCTTTCTGTCTGTAATCAGAAGGATAAGTCACGCTTTGAGCTTGGGCGAATCAGCGGGCTGAAAGAGAAGGTAGAATATATACCTGCTTGTGCGTCGagacctcctcacacactcgTTTCATTATCGCACTCTGCCCACACACTGTTTTCGCAACTTAGTCATGTAGCTATATAATCATGTGATAGTTAGCATGTATCATTGTTATTATA is a genomic window of Alosa sapidissima isolate fAloSap1 chromosome 10, fAloSap1.pri, whole genome shotgun sequence containing:
- the nbn gene encoding nibrin isoform X5; protein product: MWKLVPLQSGGETFYLLPGKEYVVGRKNCEILLGNDQSISRAHAQLSLSNQSLTLKDSSKYGTFINDAQLTAGTVQTLKSGDRLTFGVYQSKFKVEEESVRVCSSCLENESKAELSQALSSFGGRLVSSWDQECTHLVMPSVKVTVKTICALLCGRPIVTPDFFSAVSAALREKRSPPQAQSYYPEIDEPSLTKEDVDLSSRPERQRLFAGKNFIFLNSKQMKRLSQAVGYGGGRSQLLEEGSVPVSLLESPGSCVIDMAVGSSQTLISASSRKWIDAVGQVLHRQGQRWISESEIGLAAIYVNNSTYCNPYAPTATESVRMRKVIPGPSLSQSAAVDETVLPAASQNITAYVVNTEPSQGISGPEVSEMTSVGETPEKQPSRARSTSHPKTTPSSSSSSSSSSSSSSFFQKPPVTKDTPASCTTITETMMTPLTVAQTSQSEKTRKADLAVSSKRPSGRDADSAKFRAPQGALNKTSPQKQSALTNFFQPVSKKRPRDGSVEASQSEIKLFRLDSEEEELNKRNCTPAVAHTPTVNPTHTTTRTHTGTHSTTTTTAAPSPQHRTVQGSASDRNQDRSSGPAAGFSASPSLGLGPALGSASGLGSSRGMLDGLSSGFTGQETKKRKEMEQEEPAEPDLDLSLEELESIMMDDMDMDMPPEPTANKKQRLDQEEQSSANWKAHQNQKENGNTSWQKSSETLKQNTKNQTSEWGSSTNQKQLPEQERKASTNQKQKVEQKEDVKEEEVSFVVAKPNGPTPSDEHQPVKSSSVKEEKKDPTDAHGTPAAPHLQPQELQTVPQGRETTRKGAGSGR
- the nbn gene encoding nibrin isoform X4; translation: MWKLVPLQSGGETFYLLPGKEYVVGRKNCEILLGNDQSISRAHAQLSLSNQSLTLKDSSKYGTFINDAQLTAGTVQTLKSGDRLTFGVYQSKFKVEEESVRVCSSCLENESKAELSQALSSFGGRLVSSWDQECTHLVMPSVKVTVKTICALLCGRPIVTPDFFSAVSAALREKRSPPQAQSYYPEIDEPSLTKEDVDLSSRPERQRLFAGKNFIFLNSKQMKRLSQAVGYGGGRSQLLEEGSVPVSLLESPGSCVIDMAVGSSQTLISASSRKWIDAVGQVLHRQGQRWISESEIGLAAIYVNNSTYCNPYAPTATESVRMRKVIPGPSLSQSAAVDETVLPAASQNITAYVVNTEPSQGISGPEVSEMTSVGETPEKQPSRARSTSHPKTTPSSSSSSSSSSSSSSFFQKPPVTKDTPASCTTITETMMTPLTVAQTSQSEKTRKADLAVSSKRPSGRDADSAKFRAPQGALNKTSPQKQSALTNFFQPVSKKRPRDGSVEASQSEIKLFRLDSEEEELNKRNCTPAVAHTPTVNPTHTTTRTHTGTHSTTTTTAAPSPQHRTVQGSASDRNQDRSSGPAAGFSASPSLGLGPALGSASGLGSSRGMLDGLSSGFTGQETKKRKEMEQEEPAEPDLDLSLEELESIMMDDMDMDMPPEPTANKKQRLDQEEQSSANWKAHQNQKENGNTSWQKSSETLKQNTKNQTSEWGSSTNQKQLPEQERKASTNQKQKVEQKEDVKEEEVSFVVAKPNGPTPSDEHQPVKSSSVKEEKKDPTDAHGTPAAPHLQPQELQTVPQGPCPRLAGSPSDHRRL
- the nbn gene encoding nibrin isoform X1: MWKLVPLQSGGETFYLLPGKEYVVGRKNCEILLGNDQSISRAHAQLSLSNQSLTLKDSSKYGTFINDAQLTAGTVQTLKSGDRLTFGVYQSKFKVEEESVRVCSSCLENESKAELSQALSSFGGRLVSSWDQECTHLVMPSVKVTVKTICALLCGRPIVTPDFFSAVSAALREKRSPPQAQSYYPEIDEPSLTKEDVDLSSRPERQRLFAGKNFIFLNSKQMKRLSQAVGYGGGRSQLLEEGSVPVSLLESPGSCVIDMAVGSSQTLISASSRKWIDAVGQVLHRQGQRWISESEIGLAAIYVNNSTYCNPYAPTATESVRMRKVIPGPSLSQSAAVDETVLPAASQNITAYVVNTEPSQGISGPEVSEMTSVGETPEKQPSRARSTSHPKTTPSSSSSSSSSSSSSSFFQKPPVTKDTPASCTTITETMMTPLTVAQTSQSEKTRKADLAVSSKRPSGRDADSAKFRAPQGALNKTSPQKQSALTNFFQPVSKKRPRDGSVEASQSEIKLFRLDSEEEELNKRNCTPAVAHTPTVNPTHTTTRTHTGTHSTTTTTAAPSPQHRTVQGSASDRNQDRSSGPAAGFSASPSLGLGPALGSASGLGSSRGMLDGLSSGFTGQETKKRKEMEQEEPAEPDLDLSLEELESIMMDDMDMDMPPEPTANKKQRLDQEEQSSANWKAHQNQKENGNTSWQKSSETLKQNTKNQTSEWGSSTNQKQLPEQERKASTNQKQKVEQKEDVKEEEVSFVVAKPNGPTPSDEHQPVKSSSVKEEKKDPKTDPELPRGLLLVEFKSLVVSSSRTRTEPLQHHTSNHKNFKRFRKVPVPGSQGLPQIIGGSDLVAHSRGKNSELEEWLKEAAEEEKQQEKEQAVGDELFRYNPRPSGKRSMKF
- the nbn gene encoding nibrin isoform X3; amino-acid sequence: MWKLVPLQSGGETFYLLPGKEYVVGRKNCEILLGNDQSISRAHAQLSLSNQSLTLKDSSKYGTFINDAQLTAGTVQTLKSGDRLTFGVYQSKFKVEEESVRVCSSCLENESKAELSQALSSFGGRLVSSWDQECTHLVMPSVKVTVKTICALLCGRPIVTPDFFSAVSAALREKRSPPQAQSYYPEIDEPSLTKEDVDLSSRPERQRLFAGKNFIFLNSKQMKRLSQAVGYGGGRSQLLEEGSVPVSLLESPGSCVIDMAVGSSQTLISASSRKWIDAVGQVLHRQGQRWISESEIGLAAIYVNNSTYCNPYAPTATESVRMRKVIPGPSLSQSAAVDETVLPAASQNITAYVVNTEPSQGISGPEVSEMTSVGETPEKQPSRARSTSHPKTTPSSSSSSSSSSSSSSFFQKPPVTKDTPASCTTITETMMTPLTVAQTSQSEKTRKADLAVSSKRPSGRDADSAKFRAPQGALNKTSPQKQSALTNFFQPVSKKRPRDGSVEASQSEIKLFRLDSEEEELNKRNCTPAVAHTPTVNPTHTTTRTHTGTHSTTTTTAAPSPQHRTVQGSASDRNQDRSSGPAAGFSASPSLGLGPALGSASGLGSSRGMLDGLSSGFTGQETKKRKEMEQEEPAEPDLDLSLEELESIMMDDMDMDMPPEPTANKKQRLDQEEQSSANWKAHQNQKENGNTSWQKSSETLKQNTKNQTSEWGSSTNQKQLPEQERKASTNQKQKVEQKEDVKEEEVSFVVAKPNGPTPSDEHQPVKSSSVKEEKKDPKTDPELPRGLLLVEFKSLVVSSSRTRTEPLQHHTSNHKNFKRFRKEEKQQEKEQAVGDELFRYNPRPSGKRSMKF
- the nbn gene encoding nibrin isoform X2, translating into MWKLVPLQSGGETFYLLPGKEYVVGRKNCEILLGNDQSISRAHAQLSLSNQSLTLKDSSKYGTFINDAQLTAGTVQTLKSGDRLTFGVYQSKFKVEEESVRVCSSCLENESKAELSQALSSFGGRLVSSWDQECTHLVMPSVKVTVKTICALLCGRPIVTPDFFSAVSAALREKRSPPQAQSYYPEIDEPSLTKEDVDLSSRPERQRLFAGKNFIFLNSKQMKRLSQAVGYGGGRSQLLEEGSVPVSLLESPGSCVIDMAVGSSQTLISASSRKWIDAVGQVLHRQGQRWISESEIGLAAIYVNNSTYCNPYAPTATESVRMRKVIPGPSLSQSAAVDETVLPAASQNITAYVVNTEPSQGISGPEVSEMTSVGETPEKQPSRARSTSHPKTTPSSSSSSSSSSSSSSFFQKPPVTKDTPASCTTITETMMTPLTVAQTSQSEKTRKADLAVSSKRPSGRDADSAKFRAPQGALNKTSPQKQSALTNFFQPVSKKRPRDGSVEASQSEIKLFRLDSEEEELNKRNCTPAVAHTPTVNPTHTTTRTHTGTHSTTTTTAAPSPQHRTVQGSASDRNQDRSSGPAAGFSASPSLGLGPALGSASGLGSSRGMLDGLSSGFTGQETKKRKEMEQEEPAEPDLDLSLEELESIMMDDMDMDMPPEPTANKKQRLDQEEQSSANWKAHQNQKENGNTSWQKSSETLKQNTKNQTSEWGSSTNQKQLPEQERKASTNQKQKVEQKEDVKEEEVSFVVAKPNGPTPSDEHQPVKSSSVKEEKKTDPELPRGLLLVEFKSLVVSSSRTRTEPLQHHTSNHKNFKRFRKVPVPGSQGLPQIIGGSDLVAHSRGKNSELEEWLKEAAEEEKQQEKEQAVGDELFRYNPRPSGKRSMKF